The following proteins come from a genomic window of Alnus glutinosa chromosome 10, dhAlnGlut1.1, whole genome shotgun sequence:
- the LOC133879305 gene encoding protein transport protein SEC31 homolog B-like yields DGSEPLPQEPDEIDQSADPTFDDGVQHASIVGDYKGAVAQCISANKMADALVIAHFGGASLWESTRDQYFRISRSPYLKVVSAMVNNDLLSIVNTRPLKSWKETLALLCSFAQREEWTTLCGILASKLMAAGNTLAATLCYICAGNIDKTLEIWSRSLQTEHDGKSYVDLVQDLMEKTIVLALATGQKRFSASLCKLVEKYAEILRSQGLLTAALECLKLLGSDELPPELVILRDHIAFSAEPVHQKPVIATLTRLSNEKSKLGGSRANPANKRKIEVNSRKSGASFAKLNSGDLASRARQGINQKSMLLLPPSRMSKQPLRLRTARKKLEFFDMKSGGITGMAFF; encoded by the exons tgatggtTCAGAACCATTGCCGCAAGAACCGGATGAAATTGACCAGAGTGCTGACCCAACATTTGATGATGGTGTCCAACATGCTTCAATTGTTGGAGATTACAAGGGGGCAGTTGCACAGTGCATATCTGCAAATAAAATGGCCGATGCTTTAGTTATTGCTCACTTTGGTGGTGCATCCTTGTGGGAGAGCACACGTGATCAATACTTTAGGATTAGCCGTTCACCTTACCTAAAG GTTGTTTCTGCTATGGTGAACAATGATCTCTTGAGCATTGTAAATACCAGACCCCTGAAATCCTGGAAAGAAACACTTGCTCTTCTCTGTAGT TTTGCGCAGAGGGAGGAATGGACCACACTCTGTGGCATACTTGCTTCTAAACTCATGGCTGCGGGTAACACTTTGGCTGCTACTCTTTGTTATATCTGTGCTGGAAATATTGATAAAACTCTGGAAATTTGGTCGAGGAGTCTTCAAACTGAGCATGATGGGAAATCCTATGTTGATCTTGTTCAG gATTTGATGGAAAAGACCATTGTGCTTGCCTTGGCAACTGGGCAAAAACGATTCAGTGCATCTTTGTGTAAGCTGGTTGAGAAATATGCTGAAATTTTAAGAAGTCAAGGGCTTTTAACAGCAGCATTGGAGTGCCTTAAACTTTTGGGTTCTGATGAATTGCCGCCTGAACTTGTGATCTTAAGGGATCATATTGCATTCTCTGCAGAACCTG TCCATCAAAAGCCTGTCATTGCAACATTGACAAGGCTTTCCAATGAGAAGTCAAAGCTGGGAGGTTCACGTGCAAATCCAGCTAACAAGCgtaaaatagaagtcaattCTAGGAAATCAGGGGCCTCTTTTGCAAAACTCAATAGTGGGGACTTAGCATCTCGGGCTCGTCAAGGCATCAACCAAAAGAGTATGCTGTTGTTGCCCCCTTCACGGATGAGCAAACAACCTCTAAGACTTCGTACCGCAAGGAaaaagttagaattttttgaCATGAAATCTGGTGGTATCACTGGTATGGCATTTTTCTGA